TGGTGGCAGAAAGGGCATGGGCGCAAAGGAATTCATTGGTGTAGCTGGGATAAAATGTGCAAACTAAAATAGGAAGGTGGTATGGGTTTTAGGAACTTGGCGAAATTTAATGTGGCCTTACTTGCTAAGCAAGGATGACGTCTTATTGATCAGCTTGACTCGTTATTAGCACAGGTTCTAAAAGTAAAATACTACCCATCTACTAATTTCTTACAGGCAGAGTTAGGGTGCACACCATCGTCCACTTGGAAAAGTTTTTGGGCGGCAAAAGGTCTCTTTAACAACGGTCTGGGTTGGAGGGTTGGTACGGGGGAAAGCATATTAATCAACGAAGATGCGTGACTGCCTGAGGCAAAAAATTATAGCTtacataatcaaattaataatgcAAACTTATCTACTGTTGCATGCTTAATTGTTAGTGCTAATAGAGTATGGAAAGAGGAGCTTATTCACAATACCTTCGAGATGAATGATGCAGACAGAATCTTGCAGGTTCCACTTGCGAGGGATGAGCATGCTGACATGGTAATATGGGCGCGGTGAGCCCTCGGGTATGTTTTCGGTAAGAAGtgcctataaactattacagACATAGAACTCTACTCCTAGATTTAATGATTTACAGATTACAACAAAACAATTCTGCAAACAACTATGGGATCTACAACTCCCcaataaaattaagatattgATTTGGAGAGTGTCTTGGAATTTCATCCCCACGATGGTCAACTTATATGCCAAACCATTGACCCAAAGCAACAAATGCCCCAAATGTAAGGTGGGAATTGAGACCATATGGCATGTCTTTGGCGAATGTCCTATATCAGTAGAAATATGGCAAATCTTAAACTTTGAATGGATAATTCTAAGGCAACAGACAGATTGTTTTGAATGGCTTACCTGGATATTTTGAAGTTGCATGGAGTCCCAACGACGCTTGTTTGGTTGTGGATTATGGTCGATTTGGTTAGACAGAAATAGGAACCTCTATGAAGGGAAAACTCACTCAGGAATAGGAGTAGCTAATTTCACCAAAAACTACATTCGTGAACTTGATTGTTTGATAGAGAGAAAGAATACCTTCGTGGGGGAGAAGGAGAACTGGAAACCTCCTGATGGTCTgtctattaaattcaattttgatgCCTCGTTTGACTGCCTGAGTCTTAAGTCAGCTTCGGGGATTGTGGCACGAAATGCGAACGGAGAAGTTCTGGCCTTTAACTCCGGTTTGTACGGTCGGCACGGCCTTTGATGCAGAAGCCCTCCCCTGTTTCGAAGCTGTGCTCACAGGGATCGAGTTGGGTTTAACAGATGTAATAGTAGAAGGGGACTCCAGATCCATCATTACCAAATGCAACACAGGATCAGTGGATAAATCACAAATTAGCGCACACATCAGAAACATtcagaaggaaaataaaagttttcggtcattagtttttcattttgtttctagGTCGGCTAACCAGTTAGCCCATAACATAGCCATGATGAGTCTAAAGATGAAAGAAACGATTTACTTGATGGGAGGTGTTCCTAGATATGCTCAACGACGATTGGAGATGGAACGACCAAGAGAAGCATATTGATGAAAGAAGAGGGTGAAATGGTGAACGGggagatgagaggtccctttTCTCTGATTTGGTCACAAAACTCTCAGGCTTCTAAATCtgacaaaatcaaaagaaaatattgaaaagagGAAAGTTGGAGACAAATCATTAATGGCAGACTAGGATTATCTacgcatttattttattttatttctagatTTTTCTGTTCTGGTTGGGCTCTAGTGTTGGGCTTTGGGTTGGTTGTCTTTAACTTTGTTGGGCTTTTTCCTTTGTTTGGGTTTGTTTTACTTCAataaagatttaacaaaaaaaaaagttttattatagctatataatattttataattttaataattaagaaaagtgtattaagttaaataattatattccaTTTGTGGAAGGGATAAAACATATGCGGGGTGTAGGTATAAGAAGTAATTATCATTGGACAATTTAATAATCTAAAGATTTAGGatatattagtaaattaattttaaattcataaaataatataaaaaagctTAAcctttagtaattaatttttagcattcACGTAAAGGGTAGATTCTTTTAGGTTTTCGGGTTATTTTGTTTCAGAGTTTATCCACATTTGAttggtaaaaatgaaatttacaaattaaaaaagaaaaagcaatttCTAGGATTGAAAACCATGGCAAAATATAtgttcaaatatgaaaattaaatagttttcaCAAGAGAatctcaaaaatcaaaatttgagaaaacccagaaattataattaacattaataGTAGGATAGTCAATCATGTCGGCTTTAACAAGCGTAGCCATAAAGTCTGGCAAGTTCAAttaagaaacaaagaaactacTTTTTGAGCTAAAGCATCCGCATACCTATTGGCTTCACAGAAAACATGACGTCCTGGAATGTACCCATTGAGGTCCTGTAATCAGTCTCCAAAAGTTCAAGAATCAAATTAgaagattataaaaaaatatattataaatattataaaaaattaaaataaccaaaatattatatatttttttatttaccaaaatataccaaaaaacaaaaaatagaaaacagaaaaaaaaagctGCAGCGGATTTATTAATTcagtgtgtttttaaattaatttagtgtaaaaaaattcttattctgccatttgctcgtattattttccgaattttattactttcaataaaataattttattttcatattttattattttatattatttcagtacattttgtttcaaatatttgtattaattatttctaaattttaaaaattttgtaaaacactcttatttcggtcatttcttcgtattttttctctgcattttattactttaaaaattttataattttaattttataattttactttatttcagtgcattatgtttgaaatttattaaatataccatttttcagattttattactttccgTGAATTTACAATTTCCGTTTTTCTTTTcagtattttatgttttcttacacatattttttatcattttattttaatgctattttaAAAAAGCTAATTACAACattctaaataaatttcataaaaaaattcctaatgaacatacaatgtacataacatgaattttttcataaattttgtcatgctaaataaatttcataaaatttatatgctaaataacataacaaaacacgataatatacataacataattttttacacacaaatattacaaaattaaaattaataataaaaattaccttttcttttttcttttccttcctcccctcttcttcttcttctttttttttttctcttctcatttccttttctttcattctttttctttcttttttcttcttctcctttccttttctttccttctttttctttctttctttcttcttctttccctcTCCTTCTCTTCCCCCCACCCACCAGCCGAATGGTCCCCATTATAAGGGCAGTGCCGCCCATGGGaatggcacctttggtgccgcctatCAGTGGCCTGTCAAATCGACTgcagcttttttttcttttttctactttttgttattttttggtatattttggtaaataaaaaaatatataatagtttggttatttttaatttcttttataatattttagtaaaaaacccgAACTTCAaacatgaattataaaataaaaataaaactaaatattaaaaatatctcATAAATAAACAgataaatacaattaatactctttactttcaaaaaaaactctatttaataacacaacatctatacaaatattttaaatttcacacAAAATTTTCTCTAATACAAGCCATTTTATCAACtgttttaaaattacttaagtGCTTTAAATAATCTTACCTTGTAACCAACGCAATTAAGTATAACCTTAAATGggtacaatattttaaatacattagaAACTTAAACATACACCATTTTTGTATGGCACAATTTATACCCTACTTTTAGGGTCTTTCCAAAAGAACCGAAGcttattattgtaatttaataaattaaaaatggacGACGCCGGAATCATAACCGGCATTAAAAAGAGAGAGGAAAGAGCATcaccttttataattaaatattgaacaaattattttaagtaatttattatgtaataatattattaatatattatgacGATAACCATTTAAAATTGACTATATATTAATGTGTGAATCATTTTAAAGTAAAAGCCTAAAATAAGATCATTCTTGAATGGACTAAATTTGGATATAAATCAAACTCTAAGCAAATATACAATagaactattttaattttttttagagttatgtatagattaaaaatatgcCTTCTATCAATtgtttaaactaaaattatgataatttatcaaaattaattattatttaaatttgaaaaaagagcttatttaaatttatattagatttgtaattttgtttaagtGGATAATAATCCTAAAATATGGATTTTAATCTATTTGAAAATAGATGCATGGGCAAAATTATCTAAATacttcattcaaaataaaaattaatacttttagctCCTCtgcaattaattgaaaaattaaaatcgatTGAATATGCaacattttaatgtttaaaggtttactttaaaattttaaatttaattgataactcatatttaaatttatagacataatttaataatgttatcaatttaactttaatttttaaataaaacaagtagATGGATGAAATTCCTAAAACTAAAAGCAGGTAGAGGGACGTAatccaaaagttaaaaaagtacagggactgaGGGATAATTATACCTTTTTTCTCCTTTACTTTctcaagaaaaaaaacccaGCTGCTTACGTTTTAATATATAGTTATagattattactattattttcaattaagtttttaagtACATTTGTGTTTTCCTTTTGACCCATTGGATCAACATATGTAAACggataataacaataacaataaccaAACGACGCCGCACAATAGCAACAAAGGGATAAAATCGAGAAAACAGAAAAGGGCAGTCGAATACCGTCTATTAAAATTCTTATGCTATTACTGATTCATCATGgctaatttttaattatcacTTGTTTTTCTATCAATTTGTAATGGATGGTCTCCCGATTGTGCTGAATTTACactcatttcatcatttttactctttttattttgttatcttttttCCTACAAAGAATTgacagaattttttttattaaattatatattttctaagagttaaaatataattttattattgtataacatatatattgttAAGATATCATAAATGCAAAAGTATTTACTGAATCAAAAACTTCCTTAGTATAGTTGCTGCTTGATTATTTATAGAAGCAGACTTAGTTATGAATAACTGACTCAACTAACACATGCTAACAACTAACCAATattaactaactaactaactgtTTACTCTAACATATATGTTGTACTTTAATCCGAAATTTAGGTTGTTAGCTACGGGTATAGTTGACGACGGTTTGGTAAATATGGCTCAAAGTTGGTCAAATGAAATGGACTAACAATATTCCATTTATTCTCTAAACCCTTATATATGATTTCTAGGTACTTAAGCTTTCAGATTCATTTGTTATATTTCTTCCTATTTTCTATGATTCTTTAGCTGGTTTGTTTATAGTTCACCAGGCTTCGGTTTTTAATGAAAGAAATCTATGGCAGTTTTAATGCTATGGGATTGCAAGAGAATCTTCTTAGAGGCATATATGCTCATGGTAACTAGGTCTTATTGCTACTACTTTGTTGGTCAATTACTGGGAATTCAAATTCCGCTGCTTTGAATTTAGGTTTTAACTTACAtgtaaaggtttttttttaagcttttcatttctttgtatTTATCAAGAACCTACTCTTTTACATGTCTAGTACTGTACTGAAAGCTGCTTGCTAAGTCATATGTTTCAGTGAAGGGTTTGAGAAGCAATCTGCAATTCAGCAAAGGGGGATTGTACCATTTTGCAAGGGACTTGATGTGATTCAACAAGCACAGTCCGGAACAGGAAACACAACAACTCTATGCTCTGGAGTTCTACAGCAGCTTCTCTACAGCTTAGTTCAGTGCCAAGCATTGGTCCTTGTACCAACCCGAAAATTAGCACAACAAATCATGCAGGCTTTAGGTGATTACCTTGGTGTTAAGGTTCATATTTGCGTAGGTGACCAGTATCTACGACGACCTACAGATTCTCTCCAGTGGGGTTCACCTAGCCGTGTGCTCAAGAAAGTTAAGGCAATTTGTTAGTTGCTAGACTATTTCTTAGTCAcatgtttttatcattttgtaaCAGCCAGGGCTTTATGGCCTATTGACTCATGAACTTTAGGTTAGCACTTTGCTTCTCCACCTCCATCCTTTGTCACCTGCATCTGCAGGCCAAGCAAGAGCAAAGCTTGTAGCCTTGCAATTAAGataaggctttagcttttctGTCGAGCCTGGTCCGTGATGCAGCTCATCGGGATGGCTCTACTCCATTCACACAAGTACGATTTTCACCATTGGCGGATGGTCTTACACATGAACGGTTATGATTAATGTATGCGTAGACTTCAACTGTCAAGCTCTCAACGACCAAGTAAAAATGGAAACAGATGTATTTAGTTGAGTATTTGGACTGCTTCAAAGTATACGAGTTGGgagaaaaatagtaaaatactTTTCAAACCCGACGTGATCAACATTAGTGAGCTGGGTTtgataacttaaaattaaaaaaaaaaaagatgatttttttttcaattgattcatataattattagatCATTGGACACCATGATTTCCCCTTAAACACGCCATCTAGAATCAATTCCCATGTCTCCAAAGTCAATCACTATTTTATCTACCAACTTAAATTATTTCCCAAAGTTAACTATTCGGTAGCTTTTTCTACTTTTTAATAAGACCCCACAGTTTTATATATTcaggcaaaaaaataaaaaacaaaacaaacgcCTCCACCAGCCCACCATCTTCCTTGAGGAATCTCTCTTTGAGATCTTCCCACAACTTTCAATGGAAGACTACAACAGATCAAGGTCATATGGTACTGGGATGATGCAGTTAGATACCTACCATGGGGTGCCACCTAGGCCTTCTTCAGGTTATGAGCTCAGGTCCTATAGTGTTTCCTATGCACAGTCTCAGATGGCTAACAACAGGGACTTCAAGTTGAAGAAAGGGAAGAGCACTTCTGCTTCATCTTCAAAATCATGGAGCTTTGCTGACCCTGAGTTCCAACGGAAGAAAAGGGTTGCTAGCTACAAGATGTACAGTGTTGAAGGTAAAGTCAAAGGGTCCTTGAGGAGAAGCTTTAGGTGGCTTAAAGTGAAGTACACACAAGTCGTTTATGGGTGGTGGTGATTATGGCAGCTTTTGTTCATCTTATGTTTATCTTTGCTTGTATCCAAGGTATGTtgtgaaagagaaagaaaaagtttgaattttagAAAAGGAAGGcttatgataaaatttcttgatGTGGACTAACTTGATTGTAAgtttggttaaattctgctCTATTAGGTATatctttatatgttaaaatgatTGATTATTTTGCCAGTGTGTTAGCATATTGAATGAGGGTTCCAATTTGGTGATTGAGGTTTTTTTAAACAGCTTTGAGCACAGAGTCTTGTTTAAATGGTAAGCATTTGTTGCTTGGATTGTGTTCTCCATGGAGAGCCTTGTTCATCTGTTTGGAGTGTTGGGTCTCCTTCTAGGTTCGCGGAGATTGGAACTCTCGAGCCCTGCCATTCACATCTCCTTCAAGAATCATAATATAAtgtatacaaaaaaaaaatccaaaagtttgGTTTCCTTTCCTTTTGCTCTACCAAATGTTGTAGAATATCTAGAAATCCCAAAACTTTAAAATGATGAGAATTagaaatgcaaataaaaaatctgAATTGAGGAGGACAAGCCAATCAAGACTTTTGTTTTTAAACGAGGTTCAGTATTTAGACATTAGGCATGAGTGTGGTGAATTGCAATTGGCATTATCGAATGTGGTACAGCTTGAATCATTCTTCATTCTGCCCTTACGTCTAATctgtttcctttctttttcatggGAAACTGTTACATGTATTTCAATGTCGAATATAACAGCGTTAGGAATAAAATCAAACCAGaactatttctttatttatagacaataattaattaaatgagtgaaagattttttaaaattgaaaaatatgttggggcattttacctaaaaaaaccttttttttttaattatcgaaatgggccaattatttaattatttaccagaatggtccattttctggtaaatcgcgtccacatcagcgcgatgtcaggggacgcgCCAAGAAATCGCGTTGACGTGGCCGCGACTTGACCCTCGCGTGAACAGTGCTCCAATGGTCAAAAATTTaaccgttgcccccccaacggtaaaaaaaaaactataaataccccctcaCCCTCTTTTTttacaaactaatcctctctcaaatttcctctcaatttccttcaaaaattctcttAAGTTCCTCTTAAGTTTCTCTTAACtccttttttaaataattttaaaatattttaaaattttttaacccgtaaaatttgtacgatttcaaAGAATGGTCaagaattgactcgtcttgataagcatcacatatcgtggaacaaatgaaaatggtaagtattaaatttaattttaaatattatttaagaattttttatttatgtatttttagataattattaattttttatttgttataaaagtctgtagatcgggtattggaatgcaatatccggaatatgcatgctcctccatcaccgttggtagagaactacctgcgggaagcgagTTTTAGGCACGTGCGACGGTAGACTGGGTATGCAAAGTGGACCCgaaactaatcagtgcgttgattgagaggtggagacccgagacgcacacattacatcttccatgtggagagtgcactatcactctagaagatgtcagcCTGCAATTGGGATTGTCGGTGGACGGGAgtccagtcaccgggtctgcccaatctagcgattggggggcggtgtgctacgagcttttgggcgctattccgaagaaaatggagggaggtaagatcgagatgggctggttacgtgacacattcccTGATTCGGATAAAGATTCaactgaaattgaaagaatccgatatgctcgggcatatattcttcaattaattggaggttatctgatgtccgacacgtcacggagccgcgtacatctaagatgacTGCTGAAACTCATTGATTTTATAGCAgccggtgaattgagttgggggtctgccgtcttggcaacgttatatcgggagatgtgcggggcgacgcgaccgaggagagcaaaaatcagaggttgcctgtcactactgcagtcgtGGGCACGgttcgctttccatttttacgtcctcgagtggaccatccatatacattcccactcataacgaggtaaattttatattagattttacaattattatgtagatttttaaaaataaaagtaagctaaaaatttatttaattaggtggaaccatcctgcaagtcatgctcgattaccgtcttctcttgaagatatacgacttctattggaccaacggtcggaagcacaagtaagttttaaataaaatagatatttcgatacattcgctagtcgattgatatttagtatttagtatttagtattatgtatataactaatatttttatcatgttcatatagtttcaatggacaccatacgaggattcGGCAATTCAggcagtaatcccggaagagtttttacaaaatccacaagcttggcacgtgaaaatcgtgttgatcaactacgcaaccgtggagccgcaccagacagacagagtgctacgatagtttggatgtagacaaccgattctcGTGGATcgtgaggtgtttgacgatcaacacaaagtcgacctttggcaattgaatacggattggACGAGATGCTGGTCCAGGTATatggaaatgtgggaagattgatatgaatatatacctactcgggaaccaatcatcgttccagagttagcgtgcattccagaatacatgccatggtttaggatccatggcaagccgtatttactaaCGCCAGAtgagaggcagcggcaaatacaTGTCGAAAGGGAAAGGcacgggcctctaaatccaagacgacaagacgtgaaggcagcccctcaacgaggcccagacattcactcgactcatcatcagcggccatgcaatcaccaggcccaacgagagcaccgacacaATCATCCAATGCAGCAGTTCAACCGAAAATACCCACGCAACCACCTTTTTAGATAAtgccaggtgcgtttcctagcccttatatgtatcctaacctttATATGTACCCTTTTCCGAGTCCTATGgtaggttggagccaaatgcccagTTCAactccatttcctgttatgccagtggaccgccgatgtataggccagcggcacacgagggatcgcaagaggggctGTTGGGGAGCTcacctttttaccaatccctaCCAatgtatgggtttcaaacaccgtcgccgttcGTGATGCAAatacctccacatacactattctttgaaggtggattatcgtcccaagtccgacaaccagatgccaTACCGGAAGAACCAGAATCTCTGCCGGAGGAACAACAACCGCCGCCGAAAGCTAgagaaaggaggaatccagagcgtaaccgtcgacgaccgccatgtggcactgaatcccccgggcatagacattgattgtcgtatttaaatttatttgtacaaatattttgaatattttgatattatttgatgtaataaaatagaagtttatttgatgtaataaaatagaaattttttatattatttgagaattctactaaccattaatacccttaaattaaaaatcctaacctaatttaattaaaaaccttaaaccctaaacttaaaaaccctaactccttaacttaaaaaccctaacctaattaaattaacaaccctaacctaatttaatttaaaaccctaacctaatttaattaaaaccttaaaccctaaacttaaaaaccctaacctaattaacttaaaaccctcaaccctaaacttaaaacctaacctaatgaacttaaaaacctaacctaattaaattaaaaaccctaacctaatttaattaaaaccctaaaccctaaacttaaaaaccctaacctaatttaattaaaatccaaaaccctaaacttaaaaaccctaacctaattaaattaaaacctaacctaattaaattaaaaacctaacctaatttaattaaaacctaaaccctaaacttaaaaactctaacctaatgaacttaaaaccctaacctaattaaactaaaaacctaacctaatttaattaaaacctaaaccctaaacttaaaaacctaacctaattaaataaaaacctaacctaattaaattaaaaccctaacctaatttaattaaaacctaaaccctaaacttaaaaacctaacctaatttaattaaaaccctaaaccctaaacttaaaaacctaacctaattaaattaaaactctaacctaatttaattaaaaccctaaaccctaaacttaaaaacctaacctaataaacttaaaaacctaacctaattaaattaaaaacctaaccaaatttaattaaaacctaacctaatttaattaaaacctaaacctaaacttaaaaaccctaagttaatttaattaaaaccctaaaccctaaatttaaaaaccctcacctaattaaattaaaatcctaacctaattaaattaaaaccctaaaccctaaatttaaaaacactaaccccttaacttaaaaaccctaacctaattaaattataaaccctaacctaatttaattaaaaacctaaactaaattaataattttactttcacataatgttagatttggaaaaatgtttttcctggtactaacaattaataattttctataatttgataattttactaatcattaatacaatttatcaattaataattttacattcacataatgttagatttggaaaaatgttttgactggtactaacaattaataattttacataatttgataatttttactaaccattaatacaatttatcaattaataatttcacaaacttaattttttttacaattacattcaactattgcgattagggcatgatcgacttgtatgacttggattcctacaccatccgcataACTTCgtttgactggctgtttcttagatatccatattattacgtattctagtcgagcaaggtcgaccctttggtttgcgacaTAATTCTCTATCTGGTAACAGCTTAACAGGAGCAAGAGGTACgagcggccacttacgttcatctgggatcagtgggaaaacgtgtctctaGACGTTGTagatgttttctaatttgtacacttcgtccacataactaatcggatccagacggagattctaacaagctgcaataacatgcgcgcatggataacgaagtgcatcaaacatcccacagtcacaagttctatttcgcaagtgtacatgATATTGCcggccaacaacaccttggtgcggtctgtcaaactctgtcacgcgaaaccataaattgtctcgatcgtgacacactatgtgcatggtgtttgccctcgccttgaccttgttaatttcttgaactaccttactgcaccatacatgtcctctctgcatctggcctgcataacttgctgctcgctttggaaatagcgccgccaaacgaaaatatgtctctcgcacaaccgatgttatcggtagatggtgcgttcctttaagaacaaaattgatgcattcagccaggttcgacgtcatatggccatatcgtaggccgctGTCGTATgattgtgcccactgttcgaaacgtatgttacaaaggtagtccgccccttctccgttaattgaacgtaaaattgccaacatcttgtgaaaacgatctttatttatttcatacacTGCCAATATAAGATTATAGCGAATAATTTagaccacttctaccaataaaactaattcaaattgacaaacgaaataacactgatatagactaaatacccatgttggtcacttgtcatcgttcgctcttagatggatattgcctgtagtagttcgaagcaacgtgtcttaggcaatatctatggtgtgtgtgCTATCATAAACTTTCatgtcgatcaaatgcagctagtataccggtgccccgatctgaaataacacagatatcaggttgggggcacacatgcctccttaacctatggagaaagaaatcccagtcatcagacgactcccccgatgttattgcaaatgcaattggaagaattctcccaccgccatcctgtgccactgcaagcaatagccgataAGTATACCTACctaacataaaggtaccgtcaatttgtaccaacggcttgtAGTATGGAAATACGTCTCGgtattgcttaaaggtccaaaacagacgtttgaacacttggcatccacgtagcaatcggccgttgtagtacgcatgttccgtttcaaggtttgtgatggcacctgggacatatctctctagcacttgacaccactgccatatttcattatataaggtGTCCCACCCATTATGCAtattctccaacgccttttgcttagctatccaagccttgcggtaagagggcgtgtaccccatttggctatggatattggc
This genomic stretch from Gossypium raimondii isolate GPD5lz chromosome 6, ASM2569854v1, whole genome shotgun sequence harbors:
- the LOC105771787 gene encoding eukaryotic initiation factor 4A-13-like, with the translated sequence MRTEKFWPLTPVCTVGTAFDAEALPCFEAVLTGIELGLTDFTRLRFLMKEIYGSFNAMGLQENLLRGIYAHGFEKQSAIQQRGIVPFCKGLDVIQQAQSGTGNTTTLCSGVLQQLLYSLVQCQALVLVPTRKLAQQIMQALGDYLGVKVHICVGDQYLRRPTDSLQWGSPSRVLKKVKVSTLLLHLHPLSPASAGQARAKLVALQLR
- the LOC105774692 gene encoding uncharacterized protein LOC105774692 — translated: MEDYNRSRSYGTGMMQLDTYHGVPPRPSSGYELRSYSVSYAQSQMANNRDFKLKKGKSTSASSSKSWSFADPEFQRKKRVASYKMYSVEGKVKGSLRRSFRWLKVKYTQVVYGWW